The following proteins are encoded in a genomic region of Zea mays cultivar B73 chromosome 9, Zm-B73-REFERENCE-NAM-5.0, whole genome shotgun sequence:
- the LOC542144 gene encoding salt-induced MAP kinase 1: MDSSGGGGGAQIKGMATHGGRYVLYNVYGNLFEVSSKYAPPIRPIGRGAYGIVCAAVNSQSGEEVAIKKVGNAFDNHIDAKRTLREIKLLRHMDHENILALKDVIRPPTRENFNDVYIVTELMDTDLHQIVRSNQPLTDDHCQYFLYQLLRGLKYVHSANILHRDLKPSNLFLNANCDLKIADFGLARTTSETDLMTEYVVTRWYRAPELLLNCSQYTAAIDVWSVGCILGEIVTRQPLFPGRDYIQQLKLITELIGSPDDASLGFLRSDNAKRYMKQLPQFPRQDFRLRFRNMSPGAVDLLERMLVFDPSRRITVDEALHHPYLASLHEINDEPTCPAPFSFDFEQPSFTEAHIKELIWRESLAFNPEPPY, translated from the exons ATGGATTCctccggcggcggcggtggagcGCAGATCAAGGGTATGGCGACGCACGGGGGCCGCTACGTGCTGTACAACGTGTACGGAAACCTCTTCGAGGTCTCCTCCAAGTACGCCCCACCCATCCGCCCCATCGGTCGCGGCGCCTACGGCATTGTCTG CGCGGCTGTCAACTCGCAGTCAGGGGAGGAGGTTGCGATCAAGAAGGTTGGCAATGCGTTCGACAACCACATCGACGCCAAGCGGACGCTCAGGGAAATCAAGCTGCTGCGCCACATGGACCATGAGAAC ATCCTTGCCTTAAAGGATGTAATTCGGCCCCCAACTAGAGAGAACTTTAATGACGTGTACATTGTTACTGAGTTAATGGATACAGATCTCCATCAGATCGTACGCTCAAATCAGCCATTGACTGATGATCATTGCCAG TACTTCTTGTATCAGTTGTTACGAGGGCTAAAATATGTGCACTCAGCAAATATATTGCACCGCGATCTGAAGCCGAGCAATTTGTTCCTAAATGCAAATTGTGACCTCAAGATTGCAGACTTTGGGCTTGCAAGGACCACTTCAGAGACAGATCTCATGACAGAGTATGTGGTCACTCGTTGGTACCGGGCACCAGAGCTGCTGTTGAACTGTTCACAGTATACTGCTGCCATTGATGTCTGGTCAGTTGGATGCATACTAGGTGAAATCGTTACTCGTCAACCCCTGTTTCCTGGACGGGATTACATCCAGCAATTAAAATTGATCACTGAG CTCATAGGCTCTCCAGATGATGCAAGCCTGGGATTTCTTCGAAGTGATAATGCAAAAAGATACATGAAACAACTACCACAGTTTCCAAGACAGGACTTCCGCCTGCGTTTCCGCAACATGTCTCCTGGCGCAGTCGATTTGTTGGAAAGGATGCTTGTGTTTGATCCAAGCAGACGGATTACAG TTGATGAGGCTCTGCATCATCCATACTTGGCTTCACTTCATGAGATCAATGATGAACCTACCTGCCCTGCACCTTTCAGCTTTGATTTTGAGCAACCATCCTTTACAGAAGCGCATATAAAAGAACTCATCTGGAGGGAATCTTTAGCATTTAACCCAGAGCCTCCCTACTAA
- the LOC114711034 gene encoding uncharacterized protein LOC114711034, whose product MVSIHFIWLPQMYYTYLVQYVVFFVRVPSLYGMGTDWNQVMAQYGSYLSEDDATQFQNTAFAPTPEIPAQGSPAAPPVKKAPQRTKLANFTSEEDMRVCQAWLAVSCDPIVNTGQKRQGFWNRITEAYNSRRGSMPERSTKSLMSRWDSIKTQCSTFAGYMMAVLRQNPSGMTDADKTSLAATRFAAVEKKPFHFLHCWSILKDQPKWMDQHMGNQNPPPNPIGTQSNTIDLDAGEDSAPSSFTSKRPLGRDSAKEKAKKQRSENTSSTDSEYLTRMGELSLERLSVYKSVASTEEKKLEFMKKQERQKLILERKKLNLEKMKMERQKVKEETEQKVLILSMDLTKCNPVLRQYYEAKQQEILARVTGSSSSSK is encoded by the exons TATTTTTTGTGCGAGTACCTTCATTGTACGGCATGGGTACCGACTGGAACCAAGTTATGGCACAATATGGAAGTTACCTATCCGAGGATGATGCCACTCAGTTTCAGAACACTGCATTTGCTCCTACGCCTGAGATACCAGCCCAGGgatcaccagcagcacctccagtgAAGAAGGCTCCTCAACGCACAAAGCTAGCAAATTTCACGTCTGAAGAGGATATGAGGGTTTGTCAAGCTTGGTTGGCTGTGAGTTGTGATCCCATTGTCAACACTGGTCAGAAGCGTCAAGGATTTTGGAATCGGATTACAGAGGCATACAACTCTCGCAGAGGATCAATGCCAGAGAGGTCTACAAAATCTCTCATGAGCAGGTGGGACAGTATCAAAACTCAATGTTCTACATTTGCTGGATACATGATGGCTGTGCTTCGACAAAACCCAAGTGGCATGACTGATGCAGATAAG ACATCTCTTGCGGCTACTCGGTTTGCTGCTGTTGAAAAGAAGCCCTTCCATTTCTTACATTGTTGGTCCATATTGAAGGATCAACCAAAATGGATGGACCAGCACATGGGTAACCAAAATCCTCCACCCAACCCAATTGGTACCCAATCAAATACTATTGACTTAGATGCTGGTGAAGACTCAGCTCCATCAAGTTTTACTTCGAAGAGACCGCTTGGTCGTGATTCAGCCaaggaaaaggcaaagaagcaACGATCAGAGAACACATCATCCACTGATTCGGAGTACCTAACACGGATGGGTGAGCTTTCTTTGGAACGGTTATCTGTGTACAAATCAGTAGCTtcaactgaggagaagaagttgGAGTTCATGAAGAAACAGGAGAGGCAGAAACTCATATTGGAGAGGAAGAAGCTTAATCTAGAGAAGATGAAGATGGAACGACAAAAGGTGAAGGAGGAGACGGAACAGAAGGTTCTCATATTGAGCATGGATTTGACAAAATGTAACCCCGTCCTTCGACAGTACTATGAGGCGAAACAACAGGAGATTCTCGCAAGGGTTACTGGAAGCTCGTCGTCAAGCAAGTGA